The Branchiostoma lanceolatum isolate klBraLanc5 chromosome 3, klBraLanc5.hap2, whole genome shotgun sequence DNA segment ATATTTTAACGAATATATTGCTTGATCATCAGATTCGGGCAGCCACTCTAACAAACGTGCAGTTTATCAGAACGTATAGTAAATTTAAAGTAAACAAGTGGTTAAAAGCACTTTTCCGATGAACAAAATGTTGAACATTGAGCAGTATGCATCAGGACATATTGTGTGAGTATAACATAATGTAAATACACTGAAATCTGATTATCATCATGTCAAAGCTTAATTAATACATCAGTTTAATATATTGCGATATTATGCCTTGAATACATCTTGGAAGATatttaaatgtaaaaaaaaaagacgtaAGTAAAAAAACTGGACCATCAGTTCCTGTAGAGGTCATTGGTTCTGTCCAGACTGTCGTCATCCTGATCTCGTACCGAAGTCCAATGTGGTCTCACACCGGAGTGACAGGTGCTGCAGCCTCGATCGCCGCGACAGGGACATTAAAGTAGAAGAAGCCCTAGCAATGAACATTGACACAACATTGTAAAAGCGACATCGTGTACAGTGGCGTCGTGATCTATGGGCGACATAATTACATAAAATGGcaaattgaatgttttttcACCGTCAGAATCTCTAAACAGTAACTTCCTCGCCTATATTTGGTTAATCCGTATACGATGGTACAATAGTAATTCACGTTAAAATTCGTGGGATCAATACAACACAGGTAGACAGCTAATCAACCAGTAAAATTGATTTATGTGACCTAGTATTGGGACTGTAAGCTTACAACCAATAAGAAAAAGATCTACTAGCACCAAACCGTGAAGATCGCATATTTAGGCCGATCCATCGTTGGCAGATGTAGTAATTGGTGCTAGGGAAGTGAATCAACCCTTCGGAGCTATATATAAAGAAGAAAATTCAAACAAACTCACATTCGGATCTGCCTCCAGTTGTTTCCTGACAGTTGTAGCGTCCGGCCTGTTCTTCTCGTTAAACTTCCAGCACTGCTGCATCAGTCGGTATCTGTGTGAACCGTTTACAGAATGGATATTTACTAGGTCTATATCTGATATGTATAGAGATTTATTGTATAATGTGCATATTGATCCGATAGCACCTCATCGAATTGGAATTTTCTACATGTTAATCACGTAAACCCCATTCCAACCATCCCGTGGTCAGTATCACAGAAACCCCCTTTCCGCCCCCACCACTCTTGTACAACATTTCAGCCGCACCTTTCTTCTGTACACAGCCGGGGCTGGGGGAGTCTGAAGTGGTTTCGCAGAGCATCGTATATTCTGTCTGCACCGTCCATCCCAGGGTACGGCGTACGACCAAGCTGCGCCACCTCCCACAACAAGACCCCAAAAGACCATCTGGCAAGTAAAAACGCCTTTTAGTAATGTTGAAGGACGAAAAAATGTGCAGTCTGCATAACCTTGCATGTCGCTACAATATGCAACAGTTTTTCTTACTGTAGCGATCATAGTTAGTATCATAATCTTCACACATGCATGTTTCTGCCATGGTATTGAAACAAAAATGCAGCTAGAATTACTTAATCCAAGAAAATGCCAGGGGAGAACTTGGGAAGTCCCTCCAAGCAGAGAGCCATGTTGGTGGGGATAacggacgaaaaacggggcatataataaaaccgtcacaatcttccccaccaacctctgcttggagagtagtgatgTCCTTTTAAAGCTTCTTTGTGCTTGTTATGAAGCGACGAGCTCAACATACTCACACGTCACTCTTGGGTGTGAACGCAGCCTCGTTCTTTAGGCCCTCCGGTGCCATCCACTTCAGAGGCAAGAGGTCGTTGCCCTGGATGAAAAGTAAGAAACTCTcaaaaaaatatagaaatttgtAATTTAAGCTGAAGAAACTTGTTTTCACCTTATGAGGTACAGAATTATGATTGATTGTAATATCATTGTTTCACACCCAACGCTATTAAGTACATTTATCATTTCTTACATTACAAATCAAAATGGAGAAGAGTGGTGGCAGAATCCACGGGACCGCCGTCATGGGTATGTAGAACCTGATTTGACTTATCGACTATTGTTGGTTTCTTCGCTTCTTACCTTCTTAAACTTGCTCTTATGAATGGACACACAGATAGGAGGTCCTATTGAAAAATACTAACACGTTCAATGAGAAGGTCTTAGAAAAGTACTAACATAAATGTAACTTATGAAAACCTCATGTTATACTGAAAAGCCAAAAACTTTGACCGACCTTGGAAATTGTGACCCTATCTGTTCTTCTAGCTCTATAAGTTGCTTCAAATTTTCGATGAAAAACGACAAATCTTTAGGTTGACAAAGGGACGTATATCGTTCATCTGCGCAGCACTCTACCTAGCTGCGCAGCCGTGACGTCTACAGTTAGAGTATCCTCCGCGTCTGTCCAACCTACCCTACCCTGGAATCCCGAGCAATTGTACCGAGCTTCCCCGGACCTACACCGAcccgcgcccggagcttcctcggacctaccctcccgctggcccgacaacgtaccccgccccacttcctaCAAGCCAAACAAGCTCCGCTCTACCCAATTTACGGCTGCGGAGATTTGGTGGCTAGCGAATAGTGGGGCAGAGTAGATCTTCGGGGGGagcggaagggtaggcccgggtAACTCGTAGCGCGGaccggtacatatgctctggattccagggtagacCTACCCTCTCCTGCCGATGGTACCCAACAGCGTACGTGTCCCGGGCCAGCCCGAAGTCCCCGATCTTGGCGGTTCCCCTTCCACAAACCAGGATGTTTCGGGCCGCGATGT contains these protein-coding regions:
- the LOC136431336 gene encoding tyrosine-protein kinase receptor Tie-1-like — translated: MDGADRIYDALRNHFRLPQPRLCTEERYRLMQQCWKFNEKNRPDATTVRKQLEADPNGFFYFNVPVAAIEAAAPVTPV